From the Chiroxiphia lanceolata isolate bChiLan1 chromosome Z, bChiLan1.pri, whole genome shotgun sequence genome, one window contains:
- the DIMT1 gene encoding probable dimethyladenosine transferase produces MPKARAGKRSDRQEGRAGGILFNTGAGQHILKNPLVVNSIIEKAALRRTDVVLEVGPGTGNLTVKMLEKVKKVIACEIDPRLVGELQKRVQGTCLANKLEIKVGDILKTDLPFFNACVANLPYQISSPFVFKLLLHRPFFRCAILMFQREFALRLVAKPGTKLYCRLSINTQLLARVDHLMKVGKNNFRPPPKVESSVVRIEPKNPPPPINFQEWDGLVRIAFVRKNKTLSAAFKSSAVEQLLDHNYRIHCSLHNTEIPENFKIAEKIQTVLKDTGYSEKRARSMDIDDFIRLLHGFNSEGIHFS; encoded by the exons ATGCCCAAGGCGCGGGCCGGGAAGCGCTCGGACCGCCAGGAGGGCCGCGCCGGCG GCATCCTCTTCAATACCGGGGCCGGGCAGCACATCCTGAAGAATCCCCTCGTCGTCAACAGCATCATCGAGAAG GCTGCTCTGCGCCGCACGGATGTAGTTCTGGAAGTGGGCCCGGGAACCGGCAACCTGACGGTAAAGATGttggagaaagtaaaaaaa GTTATTGCATGTGAAATTGACCCTAGACTTGTTGGTGAACTTCAGAAGAGAGTCCAGGGCAC GTGTCTGGCAAACAAACTTGAAATCAAGGTTGGAGATATCTTGAAAACAGACTTACCATTCTTTAATGCGTGCGTGGCTAACTTGCCTTACCAG ATTTCTTCACCTTTTGTTTTCAAGTTATTGCTTCATAGACCTTTTTTCAG GTGTGCAATACTTATGTTTCAAAGGGAATTTGCACTTCGTTTGGTTGCAAAACCAGGAACTAAACTGTACTGCAGACTCTCCATTAATACTCAGTTATTAGCTCGAGTGGACCACCTGATGAAG GTTGGAAAGAACAACTTCAGGCCTCCTCCCAAAGTTGAATCCAGTGTTGTAAGAATAGAGCCAAAGAACCCACCACCACCTATCAACTTCCAG gagTGGGATGGTCTGGTAAGGATAGCCTTTGTTAGGAAAAACAAGAcactttctgcagcttttaa GTCAAGTGCTGtagagcagctgctggatcaTAATTACCGAATTCATTGTTCCTTACATAATACA GAAATACCTGAAAACTTCAAAAttgcagagaaaatacagacaGTCCTAAAAGATACAGGTTACTCTGAAAAACGAGCCCGTTCAATGGATATAGATGATTTCATTCg ATTGCTGCATGGCTTCAATTCAGAAGGCATCCATTTCTCATAG